The Gopherus flavomarginatus isolate rGopFla2 chromosome 25, rGopFla2.mat.asm, whole genome shotgun sequence genome has a segment encoding these proteins:
- the LOC127040667 gene encoding ras-related protein Rab-18-B-like — protein MALSGPVTTGPREEALGRSWGAGPLSLPVRGAEAAAQGPAMATLKLVVLGDSAVGKSSLLLRFTDDTFEPYLNPTIGVDFKVKKMVVDGNAVQLAIWDTAGQERFRTLTPSYYRGAQGVILVYDVTRKDTFTKLMTWLKELETYATQSNIVKMLVGNKIDKPDREINKKEGLQFARKHSMLFIETSAKTRDGVQCAFEEVVIKILQTPELWDKDKQKFGVQLETPPPTEEEFCGGYCILT, from the exons ATGGCGCTCTCCGGCCCGGTCACAACAGGGCCCAGGGAGGAGGCGCTGGGGCGGAGCTGGGGCGCCggccccctctccctgccagtgCGGGGTGCGGAGGCGGCTGCGCAGGGCCCGGCCATGGCCACGCTGAAGCTGGTGGTGCTCGGGGACAGCGCGGTGGGGAAGTCCAG TCTCTTGCTGAGATTCACCGATGACACGTTTGAGCCGTACTTGAACCCCACGATAG GTGTTGATTTTAAAGTGAAGAAAATGGTGGTCGACGGCAATGCAGTGCAACTTGCAATATGG GATACAGCGGGACAGGAACGGTTTAGAACACTGACGCCCAGTTATTACCGAGGAGCTCAAGGTGTTATTTTAG TGTATGATGTCACGAGAAAAGACACTTTCACAAAACTAATGACCTGGCTGAAGGAGCTGGAGACATATGCTACGCAGAGCAACATTGTAAAAATGTTAGTTGGCAATAAAATTGACAAG CCAGATCGTGAGATAAACAAAAAAGAGGGACTCCAGTTCGCTAGGAAACACTCAATGCTCTTTATAG AGACCAGTGCTAAAACGCGGGATGGAGTACAATGTGCCTTTGAGGAAGTGGTCATAAAGATCCTACAGACTCCAGAACTTTGGGATAAAGACAAACAAAAGTTCGGAGTCCAGTtggagacaccaccacccacagagGAAGAATTTTGTGGTGGATACTGTATACTTACTTAA